One region of Danio aesculapii chromosome 7, fDanAes4.1, whole genome shotgun sequence genomic DNA includes:
- the znf408 gene encoding zinc finger protein 408 — MSTVNGRNEGFGNKRDSIHSVLRSVPRGLTLGPSLAEDGQLGLWCVGRVLEKDTLLGLEEPDEMISKEKEEELQNTSQSVYKSETSDEVYWMQFACSAQSAEESNVSVLKVDGRLGLKVCRDIQPGTELLLWESQPEAVTEEETPQVKTCENREQDEALEANTSDHFLGSPYPVQSVTQQDAQSPVTVKGLVQDNTICNSNVLEQNGMDESEAEHSDEPPATEEIESINASASQAQTSSQCLTPERNLRTSSRLASKPRKVHSSAKRIYKRHDPKNRPDVSSKKKLLNSKEDSMQTLSVKEESSTEQKDFPHFNIRERKYKCEECDKSFFQLCHLKKHKYTHQNQKPYTCTECGKSYSSQESFQAHLLMHRGQRPFKCEHCDKSYGLKRDLKEHQVLHSGEKPFVCDICGKAFARRPSLRVHREIHRTKEPDYQALKVKCPECNKELANSGSLRNHMRLHTGERPHVCPHCNKSFRQRGNLQGHMRIHTGEKPYKCDHCDLRFSQVPELRRHLISHTGEVYLCPVCGKALRDPHTLRAHERLHTGDRPYKCEQCGKGYTMATKLRRHLKSHLEEKPHVCQVCGAKYSMMQSLQRHLQLHQPDSGHALPTRGRPKRLGQKEEGEPGGTESNSLEAGQAVAYVQPSDHLTMVTHTEGVILDSGTYQHGTIVLGKGAEKGLDRIELSEDIIEIIISDQNTNIVVQEQTSKGLSLQVQEANAECTVQASSDCIVVPEHDANSCLVIIQGQDGLSSVAETVEIETLI, encoded by the exons A TGTCTACAGTTAATGGGAGAAATGAAGGCTTTGGGAACAAGAGAGACTCCATCCACAGTGTCCTGAGGTCAGTACCACGAGGGCTCACCCTGGGTCCGTCTCTGGCTGAAGATGGACAGCTGGGCCTGTGGTGTGTTGGGCGAGTGCTAGAGAAAGACACTCTGCTTGGTCTGGAGGAGCCTGACGAAATGATCAGCAAAGAAAAAGAGGAG GAGTTGCAGAATACAAGCCAGAGTGTGTACAAAAGTGAAACCTCAGATGAAGTGTACTGGATGCA GTTCGCCTGCAGTGCTCAGAGTGCAGAAGAGAGCAATGTCAGTGTACTTAAAGTGGATGGAAGATTAGGCCTCAAAGTCTGTCGGGATATTCAGCCAGGAACAGAACTGCTCCTTTGGGAAAGTCAACCAGAAGCTGTGACTGAAGAAGAAACACCTCAAGTAAAAACATGTGAAAACAGAGAACAAGATGAAGCTCTGGAGGCCAACACTTCAGATCACTTCTTAGGCTCTCCGT ATCCTGTTCAAAGTGTCACACAACAGGATGCACAATCTCCGGTCACAGTGAAAGGTCTTGTGCAGGACAATACAATCTGTAATTCCAATGTCCTGGAGCAGAATGGGATGGATGAAAGCGAAGCAGAACATAGTGATGAACCTCCTGCTACAGAAGAGATTGAGAGCATCAATGCGAGTGCATCACAAGCCCAGACTTCATCACAATGTCTCACGCCAGAGAGAAACCTGAGAACCAGCTCTCGCCTCGCCTCTAAACCTCGAAAAGTGCACTCATCAGCCAAACGCATCTACAAACGACACGACCCAAAGAACAGGCCAGACGTAAGCAGCAAGAAAAAGCTCTTGAATAGCAAAGAGGACTCAATGCAGACGCTGTCAGTTAAAGAAGAATCCAGCACAGAGCAAAAGGATTTCCCTCACTTCAATATCCGAGAGAGGAAGTACAAATGCGAGGAGTGTGATAAGAGCTTCTTTCAACTGTGCCATCTGAAGAAACACAAATACACTCATCAAAATCAGAAACCATACACGTGCACAGAGTGTGGCAAGTCCTACAGCTCACAAGAAAGCTTCCAAGCCCACCTGCTAATGCATCGCGGCCAGAGGCCCTTTAAGTGCGAGCACTGTGACAAAAGCTACGGCTTGAAACGAGACCTCAAGGAGCACCAGGTTCTCCATTCAGGAGAGAAACCCTTTGTCTGTGACATCTGTGGAAAAGCTTTCGCTCGTCGGCCCTCGCTACGAGTCCACCGAGAGATCCATCGGACAAAAGAGCCAGACTACCAAGCTTTAAAGGTTAAGTGTCCAGAGTGCAACAAAGAGCTGGCAAATTCTGGTTCTTTGAGGAACCACATGCGTCTGCACACCGGAGAGCGACCGCATGTCTGCCCGCACTGTAATAAGAGTTTTCGCCAACGTGGGAATCTGCAAGGACACATGCGCATCCACACAGGAGAAAAACCTTACAAGTGCGACCACTGCGACCTGAGGTTTTCTCAAGTACCTGAACTGCGTCGGCATCTGATTTCACACACGGGTGAGGTGTATCTCTGTCCTGTGTGTGGTAAGGCGTTACGGGACCCTCACACGCTTCGCGCCCACGAACGGCTCCATACGGGAGACAGACCCTACAAATGTGAGCAATGTGGGAAAGGGTACACGATGGCAACCAAGCTACGACGCCACCTAAAGTCCCACCTAGAGGAGAAGCCACACGTTTGCCAGGTATGCGGAGCAAAATACTCAATGATGCAGAGTCTACAGCGGCATCTGCAGCTGCACCAGCCAGACTCTGGACATGCACTGCCGACACGAGGCCGACCCAAAAGGTTAGGCCAGAAAGAAGAAGGGGAACCTGGTGGGACTGAGAGCAACAGTTTGGAGGCGGGACAGGCTGTGGCATACGTTCAACCCTCAGACCACCTCACTATGGTGACCCACACAGAAGGGGTCATTTTGGACTCTGGAACATACCAACATGGCACGATTGTTTTGGGAAAGGGAGCGGAGAAGGGGCTCGATCGGATTGAGCTCAGTGAGGACATAATTGAGATTATTATTTCTGATCAAAACACCAATATAGTAGTCCAAGAACAGACTTCTAAAGGTTTAAGCCTTCAAGTACAGGAAGCTAATGCTGAATGCACAGTGCAGGCCAGTAGTGACTGTATTGTAGTCCCAGAGCATGATGCTAATAGTTGTTTGGTCATAATTCAGGGGCAGGATGGCCTAAGTTCAGTGGCAGAGACTGTAGAAATTGAGACACTGATATGA